The Neoarius graeffei isolate fNeoGra1 chromosome 1, fNeoGra1.pri, whole genome shotgun sequence region tcaaaagttaaagtgcagagaacctcacagcacaacatgaagttaccttaaaatataatataaatgcctcagctttcatgtaagaaaaaaaaactattaatactcgtactgtgtgcaggcagtctctcctgaagagtaaattaaacaataattataaactaataaaataaatggctcaggcttcatagaagaaaaaaccaatttgaacagaatctcacagtatgatgctgaagctgcctaaacaatggaaaataaaataccattttggcaaaaatgttggcatccattaatttcttgtattaagtaaataatgtaaagtgcacacagtccttcactgtaaacataacacactttcagtaacagaatttaagcctatataaacactgactcacacatgcagtgttgccagatactgctgacgtttcccagcccaaaatatgttcaaaacctgccaaaatgcacttaaaaccgcccaatctggcaacactgcgcacatgctgcttctcttgaacgtagacacggaagtaaggcggaaggtagtttgtcgatgtcacctcaagacgacgccaacgattggtcaaatttgcgggaaagttgcggtgattggatataattgcaacaccgccctgaattcgcggggattggttgaatttgcgttgaagttgcaaatcgcaacatcgcgaaatcctggagggtctggtaaacgaccgtttacttttcagctcaaatacacgaagcggtattggccggtttcgcaagtggaatattgcgtatgcgcacatcgctctttccaaagagaaacatccggcgattcatcaaaacaatatgttgagtgagatgcttcggaaatcatgtgaataaactgataaatttgatatgtaaggccaaaaaaaaaaagtgtgtttccggttatgtagatttcaaaactagggtcggtaggcaggctttttttttttttttttgaatttttttttcaagatggctgccataacctatatttagacaggaataatttcacaaaatataatgaatttctttgcaggtcacccgagttaccaccttctgatgaatctgatgcagcatgagacaccttttaacattactttttctgtaaatataacagctcaatacaccatgtttGTTTCAGTTCCGGATCTATGGTTATAAAGGTGAAGAACAACAGCTTACTGCattcacagtggtgtaatggttagcatgcTGGCCTGTCACCGCAGAgaccgggttcgaatcccagtggAGACACCAAAAATTTGTAACCTGGTTTCTCAAACTGCGTAGTGTCCCTGGGCAAGACGCCTCATCCACATTGCACTCAGTCCACCCAGCTGTATAAATGGGTTAGATGTAAATTTAATtgaaatggattaatatatttttAATTGAATTTCTTGGGATACCTTTTCCCAACTATACAACAAAAATATGTTCAGAGACCCATTTTGAGAGCATAGGAAATCATGCTCCTTTTTAAATCTCTTGAAATTTACAGATATTTAATACATATGCTatatttaaaaacaagaaaattcGAGATAGCTTTTGGAATATGGTCCGAGTGGCTATATTCAAAGTATCAAATGTTCatttataaattaataaaatgaggTTTAAATTTGAAAATAGTCAACACATTTGGAAGTAGAAAAGAAACTATGCCTAAATATATTTAGAATTAATTTATTTAACATTCTTAACAAATTACACAAAATTGATTCACAGAATAGTATATACAGGAATCCTCTTTTGATAGCAACATGATAAATACTTTTacatacagttttgctatgaaacTAGGACAATATTTGGAAATTTGATCTTttggccggggcggcacggtggtgtagtggttagcgctgtcgcctcacagcaagaaggtcctgggttcgagccccgtggccggcgagggcctttctgtgtggagtttgcatgttctccccgtgtccgcgtgggtttcctccgggtgctccggtttcccccacagtccaaagacatgcaggttaggttaactggtggctctaaattgaccgtaggtgtgaatgtaggtgtgaatgtgagtgtgaatggttgtctgtgtctatgtgtcagccctgtgatgacctggcgacttgtccagggtgtaccccgcctttcgcctgtagtcagctgggataggctccagcttgcctgcgaccctgtagaaggataaagcggctagagataatgagatgagatgagatcttttggcCATATATTTATAATTATTGTCATGTTCATAATTTATTGATTCAATGcacctcctttctgatattgcaccaTTTAAAAAAAGGTGTCTATGAATTCACCTACATTTTGTCTATGAATTTCTATCTACGAATTCACTTTGTCTACGAATTCACCAATCCCCTTTTTATAATTGTACAGATATATttgatatatatttatatatttaaggtAATGTAATGCTTTTAATGTTCATGCActttttaaaatgtgattttacAAATACAAATTTATGTTTATAATTTCAGGGTTCTTCTTTAATTTGTTAAATATTTGTGGGTTGGGAGATCTAGGGGATAGCTTCATGGCTAATCCCTTGCAAGATCATGCTAGAAAATCGTTTTGACTTGGACACATGTTCAGCGATTTTCAGATTTATCTATACGCACCTACTGGTCTTCTTCGGTGGAAACTCGTGTCTTCTTGCCATGAGAATCTGAAAAGCGTTGATAGTCTTCGCTGTAGCTTCGTTGGCAGCCGTTCCCAAAGGGTTGTCCACTGGGATACAAGTATACTTTAACTTTTTTACGCCAAAATTGGCCACAAGGTCACCAATTATAAGACCAGGATCCACATCAAAATATTTCGTTGACGAGTTTATGTCCGGATCTGTGGAGGCCTTGCTTTGAAAGATTTCCCCTTTACCGTGTTCACTATGGTAGTGGTAAAAAATGTCTCGCACAGTCAACAGTTTTGAAAATGATGTCAATAACATATGGGTTTAGTAACCATATGGGTTACATTTATAAAGATATACATTAATGCCGCCGATGTGTTTACAAGGATCAATTTCAATCGCCACAACCACATGTGAGAACcacatcggacaagtaactgagacgatgaacttgtccgacataaaggatcacttgtcccggataagcggacaaccgttaatgtcgagccctgtcaaCATAAAACAAAagcacttgatatctggagcagtTGTGTGACTATTTGGAATCCCATTTTACATTGCAAGCTGATTGTGGGGTCCCCTCCCCTaaaaaagtaaatttttgggTGCCAGCTCACTTTACCGAGGTCGAGCATTACCCGCTGAACAAAGGTCAAAGTGTTTTTCATACCCTTGGGGTGGTGCAGGTGCCGGGAATAAATCAGTCCATAAAGGAGACGGAAGGCCTGAGGCAGGTCAGTCAGTTCATCCATCACCACCCTGCCTTCCGAGATGATCCCAGCTCTGGATGGGTTCAGCCGAGGATTTTCTCCAACACACAGGATTCCAGCAGGAGTTTGTCTGTACAAGTCCTCATCAGTTCCATCCGAACAGAGCAGGAAACAGACTGATGGAGGACATAATCATACCAGCGAGATACTGCTGTGTTTTCCACCAAAAAGTATCACAGACTGATTTATAATGAACATCGTTCAGTATAAATGTAACCCATATGGTTACTAAACCCATATGTTATTTGAGTGTCGTTCCCGTGTCCCACCAGTTGGTGGCGAATCGGCCCTGTATTCCTTTTAACTGTCGCTGAGCACGTCCTGCTCACGCCCACACACCGATCTGAGAGCAGCACACCTGTTGAGTGAGCTGACGGACCTTGGGTAGGAAACGTGACGTAAAACTCATAAATTCACAATTAATCTTCACATAGTGTGTTGATAAACCTTTCGTTTATTAGGAGAGAGTTTGTGAATGTTGAGGAAAAGAGAGAGGAGCCGCTACGACCACGTAAGCCCTCTGTTGGACTCCGGTAAGCACAGAGCTACATGTTAAGATTCTAAGATGCTAGACCTCAGTATTAGCCTGTTGATATTAGCTCATGTGAAGCTGTTGCTTACTGAAACGCTTTAATAAAACCAGTCGGAGTTATCATCCAATGTTTTTACCCACTGTGGTACGGTTGTATCATTGTGtcatgtgaaaaaaaacaactttaaaaATCATTAGCTGAAAAAGAAATGACCATTctgtcaaagaatggttaaagaagaataaagttaatgtttttgaatggccaagtcaaagtcctgaccttaatccaatggaaatgttgtggaaggacctgaagcgagcagttcatgtgaggaaacccaccaacatcccagagttgaagctgttctgtatggaggaacgggctaaaattcctccaagccggtgtgcaggactgatcaacagttaccacaaacgtttagttgcagttattgctgcacaagggggtcacaccagatactgaaagcaaagggtcacatacttttgccactcacagatatgcaatattggataattttcctcaataaataaatgaccaagtataatagttttgtctcatttgtttaactgggctctctttatctacttttaggacttgtgtgaaaatctgatgatgtttttggtcatatttatgcagaaatatagaaaattctaaagggttcacaaactttcaagcatcactgtaaatcAGCTGATATTTAGTAAATTGTAAAATTGATTAATCAGTGAAACTGTGATAGCCTGAGAGTGCCTCTAGTGACATGCATGCCCTTATAACGCAATTATTCTGATTTTTGTTAGCCATACGGCTAAAAATGCCAGTGTGGACTGGGCAGAAGCTGAGTCTGAATGTCTGGTTGGTTTCTGACCCGTACAGTGTGATATATGCAGAGTACTGCCCTGCTGACTAAACCTTAAGAAGTGCTGGTGGTGCCGTCTCACACATGACGTCCTCCTGTGTCCTTTGCGGTGTCCTCTTCGTCATCACGATCACGTCCATCACTAGTAAGTGATTTTACTCCGGTATATCACAGTAATATTTGGATGTGAGCTTCCTGTATTACACTGTTGTCTCTCACCTGTACGTGTTGGGGGGTTAAAAACACTAAGTGTGAAGTATTTTCTCTCTGTTTCAGCACCTGTATCAGCTGTTACTACAGTACGGGTGAAGTTTAATCAGGCTGCTGCTCTGCCATGTGAACGGACCTGTTCTCGTGAGGCCACATGGACTCCATTCAGTAACGATCAGGTAGTGGCTCAGTGCAATCAGACATCCTGCTGGTCAGAGGAGGGATTTAAAATGTCCCATGATGAGTACCTGAAGGGAAATCTCACCCTCACCATCCCTGCAGCTGATTTCAGTCAGAGGAAACTGTACACGTGTCAGTGTGATGGCAGAGACATAAAAGATGTGCAACTCAGCATCGACAGTAAGTGTCTTTACCTGCTCTACAGACCAACTGCTGCTGATGGAAATGATCACATTTACATACAATTAATTTATTCTTCTCAGGACGGAGCTCATTAGTTCAGCTGAATCCTGGTGAAGATCTGCTGCTGGATTTGCACGTATCAGAGCGAGTGGAGGTGATCTATTACCACAGAGATTCAGATAAACAGATCTGCAGTGTGGACAGAAGCTCACTCCACTGTCCAGCTGAATACACCTCGAGAACATCACTCACTAACACGGTTCTCACACTGAGAGGAGTCCGGTCGACTGATGGGGGAGTTTACATCGTCCGAGATCCGGAGGAGGAGGAAGACCTTCATATTTACGCAGTCAGTGTTGAAGGTAGGGGGATTACTGTCCTGTCTATAATGTATAGTTAATATACTGTCTTCCTTTAAATGATATTTTTATTACCATCAGTCTCTCACACTGAGCACAGAGCAGAGGCGTTATATGTTTGAACATGGGCTGAGTTGAGAAATCAATATTtgatggaataaccctgacatttaatcaccgcTTTCATGCGTGTTAACATGCTCCCTGCCAGTCTTTCACGTTGCTCTtgagtgactttatgccactcctggtacAAAaactcaatcagctcagctttgtttgatggattCAGACACCATCATGATGAACTTCCCCAACTGATTTACCATCCCTAAGAAGCTCCTTCGCTCACTCACAGTCCTTTCTTCTTGGCATGTTGTAGGCGCTCACTTGACGGTGTAGACTGCAACAGTAACTGCAATACCGCAGTATAGGAGGGCTACCACAGGGTTGAGCTCGGCACCACGATTACGATAGAACAGCGAGTAAAGATGTGATGAAATAGCTGGCTCTGTTGGGGCAGACAGCCAACTTCCTTTTCAAGGGAACTTTTCCAGCCTGGAGAAATCTCCCTCAGCAAAATCCACCACAGTACGTCACCTTCTGTTTCGTCTTCCTGACTGTAGTTGGGAAGCGAGGAATCCGGCTCACTCCACTCAAATCAAAGTCAACTTTGTTATTCAGACCGTACACCAAGTAGTGCAGAGCAGAACGAAACTGCATCTCTCCTCGCTCCATGTGCAGTGAAAGATACAACAGACATGAAATAAACAAACTGCTGCCGAATAAATATTGCACCCGTTTCTAGCACTGGATTTATTGCACAGCGTGATGATGGAGAAAGTAAACGTTGTCACTGATGTGTATTAGTAAAGTGCTCAAGAAATGTCAACAGTTGAATGTTGGTTAAAATGACTTGGTCCCTCACACGGCTTTCACAACGCTCCTGGATTCTATCAGCTCTGAGTCCGGACACACTGGTCTGAACAGAGCAACATCTTCATGTGAACATGGTCTTCATCACCATCACGGTGTACAAAACGCCGTCTTCACTCAATAACTAGAGGAACAGTAATGGAGACGGGGCTAATGCCACATAACTTCCACATAGCAACAACAGCAATCGCTTACAAAACCCCTCATCCACAATTAACCCCCCCTCCCCCAACACACTTAAAAACTGCATATTAAATTTGTCTTTTGCATCTATTTATCAAAAAGTACCAgacaaatacaaacaaattgtGTATGTGAGTACAAATGAGCAATAGAAttattacagtagatgtgctcgtTAGATTTTTGCTGCAAGGTACACGTACGAACAAACTGTGTGAAATTATTATAGAAACGagttccgtctgtccgtcccgtcACATtctcgtttctgggccatatctttaaaactactgaagatatcttcataaaactttgtatacatatcgagcaacatgtgaactggtgccttttgctattttggattttgaaaaaaagtatttttcacatttttacataatAAATAgatttctaagagcagtgttcgtttccggagcatatatccaaaactattgatgatacggatttgaaacttggtgtacatgttaacaaggtgatgtagatgtgccttttcatatgaagaaattttaatttttcatgtttccatggaaacaatttcagacttggtcttaGGGGTagtttttg contains the following coding sequences:
- the LOC132883488 gene encoding uncharacterized protein LOC132883488, which gives rise to MTSSCVLCGVLFVITITSITTPVSAVTTVRVKFNQAAALPCERTCSREATWTPFSNDQVVAQCNQTSCWSEEGFKMSHDEYLKGNLTLTIPAADFSQRKLYTCQCDGRDIKDVQLSIDRRSSLVQLNPGEDLLLDLHVSERVEVIYYHRDSDKQICSVDRSSLHCPAEYTSRTSLTNTVLTLRGVRSTDGGVYIVRDPEEEEDLHIYAVSVEACGGIPEWVFVVVVLVSLVLLLLFYVLHVKRVFLRKRRQRQRADLNSLLEAERLNMGTSEDHLIQQANHGGERRQTSTAVNGTIGLAELADVPQMDSRAERGQRSNSPTAVHNRVKASFKHKRSNYRKVKAYDTI